A window of the Helianthus annuus cultivar XRQ/B chromosome 4, HanXRQr2.0-SUNRISE, whole genome shotgun sequence genome harbors these coding sequences:
- the LOC110932910 gene encoding uncharacterized protein LOC110932910 — MLDYYTWYEHGETSTREVGQPSTMREVDDDDDGGRRMVLDSMCSLADNSTINSNLDSSTLERDVQNLEAMGFYNMLQAADEPLWEGEKATNYSKLQAVTSFLNWKSLYNLSTACYDHIISMVKELMPEGNKLPENFYYTKKSLEKLFLPKERIDVCKNHCMLFYKQDMTLTQCKWCGESRYKSGQNKVPHLVMTYMPIGPRLKMLYMSTKTTKNMTWHHDHKTKEGSMAHPSDGKAWKHFDSVNPGFANEIRNVRLGLCTDGFNPNNSNSNPCSLWPVFLTIYNLPPWMSLKDAYIKLCLVIPGRKSLGQNVDVFLRPLIDELKELYEEGIEVYDAYHKENFMMRAILLWTVSDFPACAMLSGWSTHGHLACPYCMGDTKAFRLQAGGKASWFDCHRRFLPRSHPFLSDRNGFRANKSMSSLGPPPELTGWQIYEQVCDLPSVYEGVTYNPKKKISGFGKTHNWVKRSIFWELEYWPMLLIRHNLDVMHIEKNVFESLVFILWIRAMPFISSKDEV; from the coding sequence ATGCTTGATTACTACACATGGTATGAACATGGTGAAACTTCCACTCGTGAGGTAGGACAACCTTCTACAATGAGGGaagttgatgatgacgatgatggtgGTAGACGCATGGTGTTGGATAGCATGTGTTCGTTAGCCGATAATTCGACAATAAACTCAAATCTAGATTCAAGTACTCTTGAAAGGGATGTTCAGAATTTAGAAGCAATGGGATTCTATAACATGTTACAAGCTGCCGATGAGCCTTTGTGGGAGGGGGAGAAGGCCACCAATTACTCAAAGTTGCAAGCTGTTACAAGTTTTCTAAATTGGAAATCACTTTATAATTTATCTACCGCATGTTACGACCACATCATTTCTATGGTTAAAGAATTGATGCCTGAAGGGAATAAGCTACCAGAAAACTTTTACTATACAAAAAAGAGTTTAGAAAAGCTTTTTCTTCCTAAAGAAAGGATTGATGTTTGTAAAAATCACTGCATGTTATTTTATAAGCAAGACATGACATTGACACAATGTAAATGGTGCGGAGAATCTCGTTACAAGAGTGGCCAAAATAAGGTACCTCATTTGGTGATGACATACATGCCGATTGGTCCTAGACTAAAAATGTTGTATATGTCTACAAAGACAACAAAAAATATGACTTGGCATCATGATCATAAAACAAAGGAGGGTAGCATGGCACATCCAAGTGATGGTAAGGCTTGGAAGCATTTCGACTCGGTGAATCCTGGTTTTGCGAATGAGATCCGGAATGTTCGTCTCGGGTTATGCACTGACGGCTTTAACCCAAATAACTCGAACTCAAACCCTTGCTCACTATGGCCTGTCTTTCTTACAATCTATAACTTACCTCCATGGATGAGTTTGAAAGACGCAtatattaaactatgtttggttATTCCTGGACGAAAGAGCCTGGGTCAAAACGTAGATGTGTTTCTAAGGCCATTAATAGATGAGTTGAAAGAGTTGTATGAGGAAGGCATTGAAGTTTATGATGCTTATCACAAAGAAAACTTTATGATGAGAGCTATTCTTTTATGGACGGTTAGTGACTTCCCTGCCTGTGCTATGTTATCTGGCTGGAGCACGCATGGTCACTTAGCTTGCCCATACTGTATGGGAGACACAAAAGCTTTTAGGTTACAGGCTGGAGGCAAAGCAAGTTGGTTTGACTGTCATCGGAGATTTTTACCTCGGTCACACCCTTTTCTTAGTGATAGAAATGGATTCCGGGCTAATAAATCTATGTCATCATTGGGACCTCCACCTGAGTTAACTGGTTGGCAAATATATGAACAAGTTTGTGACCTTCCAAGTGTCTATGAAGGTGTAACGTATAATCCAAAAAAGAAAATTTCAGGATTTGGTAAAACTCATAACTGGGTAAAGAGAAGCATTTTTT